ttgatgttttttcttttgagtttttttgttggctctTTTGAACACTTGAAAAACTCACATGTGGTAAATGTTTAATGGCTTGAGAAGCGATTTAAGGTTAGGGTTTGCACAATGGTTTTTCTTTCCTCGTAATCGATTGTGACGTTTTGATTGCGAGTCAAAATCTCTCAACTATCATTTACTTGTTAAGACTTTTTTGGTCGACAGTTGAAAAATGGTtcatgtttcttaattttttcttttaaaaactttggaTTATTTTGCAAAACGAAAGCAAGTTTTTCAAGTAAATCATCATAAACGCAAAACTAGTAAAACCAATTATCATCCTTGGAAGAGTTTTTACCATCCGCCTGATTATAATCgtcttcattatcatcatcaaagTCTTGATTATGATCGTAATCTCCAtgatcagattcttcttcaccttgtgattcctcctcttcttcatcatcatcatcatcttcttctttctcttcctcgccCTGAGCCTtaagatcttcttctttcacttccTCTCCCTGAGCCTTAAGATACCGAGCTTCAAGCTCTTCTAAAACATCCAATTTCTGCAGATCTTGCCTCCACTTAGCTCTCTTGACAAGCCGTTTTCTTGGAGTGTCTCCGAGAAGTTCTTTAGGAAAGTTATCAGGTCTAAGAATAAGGTAAtcatagaaagaagaagacttgcTCTTTTTGGGCTTCAACGTGTCTGAATAATACCTCTCAATGTCTAAACTCTCAACCTCTGTCTTAGGAACACCATCGCCTAGGTGATAGGTCGAGTTCCTCCAAAACTTATTGAAATTAAGGTAGCTCAAAACTAACTCCGAGTCTATAGAGATAGATTTCGGATCAGGTAACGTGATTTCAGGGTAAATCACAAAAGGATCACCGACAACTACAGAGCCAAAGGGAGGACGAGGCTTATTTCTCCGCGACATCTACGAGGTGCCCAAAATTCACCGATCGGAGAGAATCCCACCTGAGATCAGAAAACCACGCGCTCCTCTGGTCCAAGTCTCGTTCTCGTCTCGTCCGTGCTTGGTTGGTTTAGGTTATATAATAAAAGGAAcatcagagaaaaaaatagaaagtatataaaaaaatcagaattccAATAACCATCAGCTGGTTTGATGGTTTAAGGTTAAACGGTTCATACCGAACCAATTTCTCCAATTGAACCGGGAAGTAGATGGGcacaaacttttttaataaaacgacGGTCGTTTTTGTTTGTCAGCGCGATACggaactcttctctctctagttCATCTATCCCACTGTTGTCGCTGGTCAATCGTCGGAGATTAATTCGGGTGATCGGCGATGGAGAACACGGACGCCTTCTTGGGTCTTCATGATTTTCTCGAACGGATGCGCAAACCTTCCGCTGGAGATTTCGTCAAATCCATTAAAAGGTCCCCCTTTCTTCGATGCAGATCCACCTTAGCTTTATTAGATAGatatccataatttttttttttgcgtttttaGGTTAATTTTCACTTGTTagctagatgatgatgatgatgattcgttATAAAAATTTAGGTGATTTGCTAGAAACTTGAAGAAGCATATGTTTCTTGTGATTTCAATTTCTGAAGCTTAGATCTTATTCCATTGCAGTACCATAGTTTAtcatttttgttatctcttcttcatttgaggGCAATTGGATCTTGTTAGTAGGCTCTAGTGGTTGAGGATGTTTTGTAATTTACattacttctttcttctttcaacttcattaaacatgtcgtCAGTTTATGTTGCAGTTTCATTGTTTCATTCTCCAACAATGCACCAGATCCAGAGAAGGATTGTGCTATGGTTCAGGAGTTCTTTTCCAAGATGGAGGCTGCTTTCAGGGCTCATCCACTTTGGTCTGGTTGTTCTGAGGAG
The Camelina sativa cultivar DH55 chromosome 15, Cs, whole genome shotgun sequence DNA segment above includes these coding regions:
- the LOC104746370 gene encoding glutamic acid-rich protein-like encodes the protein MSRRNKPRPPFGSVVVGDPFVIYPEITLPDPKSISIDSELVLSYLNFNKFWRNSTYHLGDGVPKTEVESLDIERYYSDTLKPKKSKSSSFYDYLILRPDNFPKELLGDTPRKRLVKRAKWRQDLQKLDVLEELEARYLKAQGEEVKEEDLKAQGEEEKEEDDDDDEEEEESQGEEESDHGDYDHNQDFDDDNEDDYNQADGKNSSKDDNWFY